A portion of the Shewanella sp. SNU WT4 genome contains these proteins:
- a CDS encoding prolyl oligopeptidase family serine peptidase produces the protein MTYPLSSREDIVDTIHGVQVADPYRHLEENTPATSAWVSAQQAFGNDYLAAIPNKQVISQRITELWDYEKIAAPFEHGDNQFQFRNDGLQSQSVLFVTPKHGEMRVLLDPNQLSTNGTVALSGVAVSRDGKTLAYGVSKSGSDWQTWHFLDVASGKKLADNLEWIKFSSASWDNDNQGVYYSRYDAPTGGDALADVNFNQKVYYHKIGTSQADDKLVYERPDNKEWGFGAEVSDDGDYLLLSISQGTDPRNRVFYQPLKKANADFVELLPELDAEYAFLGNDGERFYFKTDLDAPNGKVIAIDINQPERQHWQTIIEESSDPIASVAIINDHLVVSSLHDVLGQVTIYSLSGQMRKQLQLPGKGAIAGPYGKRANDYFYYSYNSYIQAPSVYKYDFKQQTSSLVAEAKVAFDPNDYVSEQVFYKSKDGTSVPMMISYKKGLVKNGANPTMLYAYGGFAISMTPRFNPANIAWMDLGGIYAVPSLRGGAEYGENWHQAGMLDKKQNVFDDYFAAAEYLINEKYTSADKMGAYGRSNGGLLMGAALTQRPELFAAVLPAVGVLDMLRFQKFTIGWAWVSEYGSSDVNEQFPTLLAYSPYHNVSERSYPATMVMTADHDDRVVPLHSFKFAAMMQAKQQGNDAIIMRIESNAGHGAGKPTAMNIAEQVDIYAFLWHNFGLILPTELK, from the coding sequence ATGACGTATCCGCTCAGCAGCCGCGAGGACATAGTTGATACTATTCATGGCGTGCAAGTGGCCGATCCGTATCGCCACTTAGAAGAAAACACGCCTGCGACCAGTGCATGGGTGAGCGCCCAACAAGCCTTTGGAAATGATTATCTCGCCGCTATCCCGAATAAGCAGGTGATTAGCCAGCGTATTACTGAGTTATGGGATTACGAGAAAATTGCCGCCCCATTTGAGCATGGCGATAATCAATTTCAATTTAGAAACGATGGTTTGCAGTCACAATCGGTACTGTTTGTTACCCCTAAGCATGGTGAAATGCGGGTATTGCTCGATCCGAATCAATTATCTACGAACGGTACCGTGGCGTTATCTGGCGTTGCCGTAAGCCGTGATGGTAAAACCTTAGCGTATGGCGTGTCGAAATCCGGTTCAGACTGGCAAACCTGGCACTTTTTAGATGTCGCCAGCGGTAAGAAACTGGCAGACAACTTAGAGTGGATTAAGTTTTCTAGTGCCAGTTGGGATAATGACAATCAAGGCGTGTATTACTCGCGCTATGATGCGCCAACAGGTGGCGATGCCTTAGCCGACGTCAATTTTAATCAAAAGGTCTATTACCATAAAATTGGCACTTCTCAAGCTGATGATAAGTTAGTGTATGAGCGCCCGGATAATAAAGAGTGGGGCTTTGGCGCAGAAGTATCTGATGATGGTGACTATTTACTACTGTCGATTTCCCAAGGAACCGATCCGCGTAATCGCGTCTTTTACCAACCCTTAAAAAAGGCCAATGCGGATTTTGTGGAGTTGTTACCTGAGCTTGACGCTGAATATGCTTTCTTAGGCAATGATGGCGAGCGCTTTTACTTTAAAACCGATCTTGACGCCCCTAATGGCAAAGTTATCGCCATCGATATCAATCAACCAGAGCGTCAACATTGGCAAACTATCATTGAGGAATCATCCGATCCTATCGCTAGCGTCGCTATTATTAATGATCACTTAGTGGTGAGTTCATTGCATGACGTGTTAGGCCAAGTGACTATCTATAGTTTGTCTGGTCAAATGCGTAAGCAACTGCAATTACCAGGAAAAGGCGCCATTGCTGGTCCTTATGGTAAGCGCGCAAATGATTATTTTTATTACAGCTATAACAGCTACATCCAAGCCCCAAGTGTTTATAAGTATGATTTTAAACAGCAAACATCGAGCTTAGTGGCTGAGGCAAAAGTCGCCTTTGACCCTAATGATTATGTTTCTGAACAAGTATTTTATAAGAGTAAAGATGGTACCTCAGTACCTATGATGATTTCCTATAAAAAGGGACTCGTTAAAAATGGCGCTAATCCAACCATGTTGTATGCCTACGGCGGCTTTGCGATTTCAATGACGCCAAGATTTAACCCTGCCAACATAGCATGGATGGATTTAGGCGGTATTTATGCGGTGCCAAGCTTAAGGGGCGGCGCTGAATATGGCGAAAATTGGCATCAAGCCGGGATGTTAGATAAAAAGCAGAACGTGTTTGATGATTATTTTGCGGCAGCGGAATATCTGATTAATGAGAAATATACCTCTGCTGATAAAATGGGCGCTTATGGTCGCAGTAATGGCGGTTTATTAATGGGCGCGGCTTTAACTCAGCGCCCTGAGCTATTTGCAGCGGTATTACCCGCTGTTGGCGTGCTCGATATGCTGAGATTCCAAAAGTTCACTATTGGCTGGGCATGGGTCAGTGAATATGGCAGCAGCGATGTTAACGAGCAGTTCCCTACGCTATTGGCATATTCCCCGTACCACAATGTCAGTGAACGTTCGTATCCAGCAACTATGGTGATGACAGCGGATCATGACGATCGGGTGGTGCCGTTACACAGTTTTAAATTTGCGGCCATGATGCAAGCTAAGCAGCAGGGCAATGATGCCATTATTATGCGGATTGAATCGAATGCCGGTCATGGCGCCGGAAAACCCACGGCAATGAACATTGCTGAACAAGTCGATATCTATGCTTTCTTATGGCATAACTTCGGTTTGATCTTACCTACTGAGCTGAAGTGA
- the upp gene encoding uracil phosphoribosyltransferase → MKVVEVKHPLVRHKIGLMREGDISTKRFRELAAEVGSLLTYEATADFETEKVTIDGWNGPVEVDQIKGKKVTVVPILRAGLGMMDGVLEHIPSARISVVGIYRDEETLEPVPYFEKLASDMNERIALVVDPMLATGGSMIATLDLLKKRGCTSIKALVLVAAPEGIAALEKAHPDVELYTASIDKCLNEKGYILPGLGDAGDKIFGTK, encoded by the coding sequence ATGAAAGTTGTCGAGGTTAAACATCCACTGGTTCGCCATAAAATTGGTCTGATGCGTGAAGGTGATATTAGCACTAAGCGTTTCCGTGAACTGGCGGCGGAAGTTGGCAGCTTGCTGACCTACGAAGCGACTGCTGATTTTGAAACTGAAAAAGTCACTATTGATGGCTGGAACGGTCCTGTTGAAGTCGATCAAATCAAAGGTAAAAAGGTTACTGTAGTACCTATTTTACGTGCGGGTCTTGGCATGATGGACGGTGTACTAGAGCACATTCCTAGCGCGCGTATCTCAGTTGTTGGTATTTATCGCGACGAAGAAACTTTAGAGCCAGTGCCATATTTCGAGAAGCTGGCTAGCGACATGAATGAGCGTATCGCCTTAGTGGTTGACCCTATGTTGGCAACTGGCGGCTCTATGATCGCTACCTTAGATCTGCTCAAGAAGCGTGGTTGTACTTCTATCAAAGCCTTGGTATTAGTCGCTGCGCCTGAAGGTATTGCTGCCCTTGAAAAAGCCCACCCAGACGTTGAGCTTTACACTGCCTCAATTGATAAGTGCTTAAATGAAAAAGGCTATATCCTGCCAGGTTTAGGCGATGCGGGTGATAAGATTTTCGGTACTAAGTAA
- the tolR gene encoding protein TolR — MMQAYQRKRRRPVAEINVVPYIDVMLVLLIIFMVTAPIVTQGVKVELPQGKAETLPADSKPPVVASIDADGEYFLDIGASQNREPLDLEEIAIRVAAIIQLEPKRPIVVKADKNIPYERVIQLMVTLQGAGVPAVGLMTDPVEASK; from the coding sequence ATGATGCAAGCATATCAACGTAAACGGCGCCGCCCCGTTGCTGAGATCAACGTGGTACCTTATATCGACGTAATGTTGGTACTACTTATCATCTTTATGGTGACGGCGCCGATTGTGACCCAAGGGGTAAAGGTTGAGCTGCCACAAGGTAAAGCGGAAACGCTGCCGGCTGACAGTAAACCGCCTGTCGTGGCTTCAATTGATGCTGATGGTGAGTACTTTTTAGATATTGGCGCTAGTCAAAATCGCGAGCCACTGGATTTAGAAGAAATAGCGATAAGAGTTGCTGCGATTATCCAGTTAGAGCCGAAGCGGCCGATTGTGGTAAAAGCGGATAAAAATATTCCCTATGAACGAGTGATTCAGTTAATGGTAACGTTACAAGGGGCAGGTGTACCTGCAGTAGGTTTGATGACAGATCCCGTGGAGGCAAGTAAGTGA
- the tolA gene encoding cell envelope integrity protein TolA codes for MTSKSSLRLPMVVSAGIHITVIVILIIGVKFETKPNLPPPSSTQALQAVMIDQKQVTAQVEKIKQQELATKREQQQRQRDLEKQATLARQEREREQQKIKELQQERVQKEKETQLAQQQAKAAQVKQQQENEKAKQAEAVRVAKEAERKVAEEAVAKAQQKQKEQEVAAKKAEAERKQKEEAAAKKAEAERKQKEEAAKKAEAERKKQLEAERKRKADEAARLAQEQQMQDALAAEQASLSQTRNRQVMSEVDRFTSMIKATIQRNLAVNDSMRGKSCTVYLRLANDGFVTASKTVGGDPQVCRATEAAINKAGRLPVSSQADVYNKMKEINLTVQPEFQ; via the coding sequence GTGACCTCGAAATCTAGTCTGAGATTACCTATGGTAGTGTCGGCGGGCATACATATTACGGTTATTGTGATTTTAATTATTGGGGTTAAGTTTGAGACCAAACCTAACTTACCCCCGCCAAGTAGCACGCAAGCGCTACAAGCTGTCATGATAGATCAAAAACAAGTCACGGCTCAGGTTGAAAAAATAAAACAGCAAGAGTTAGCGACTAAACGTGAGCAACAACAAAGGCAACGAGACTTAGAAAAGCAAGCCACATTAGCTCGACAAGAACGTGAGCGTGAGCAGCAAAAGATAAAAGAGTTGCAGCAAGAACGAGTTCAAAAGGAAAAAGAAACTCAGTTGGCGCAGCAGCAAGCAAAAGCGGCTCAAGTAAAGCAGCAACAAGAGAATGAAAAAGCTAAACAAGCGGAAGCTGTGCGAGTGGCTAAAGAAGCTGAGCGCAAAGTTGCAGAAGAGGCTGTAGCCAAAGCGCAGCAAAAGCAGAAAGAGCAAGAAGTTGCCGCTAAAAAAGCTGAAGCTGAGCGTAAGCAGAAAGAAGAAGCTGCCGCTAAAAAAGCCGAAGCTGAGCGTAAGCAAAAAGAAGAAGCCGCCAAAAAAGCTGAGGCTGAGCGTAAAAAGCAATTGGAAGCTGAGCGGAAACGTAAGGCTGATGAAGCCGCCCGTTTAGCGCAAGAGCAACAGATGCAAGATGCATTAGCAGCAGAGCAGGCATCGTTATCACAAACGCGTAATCGCCAAGTGATGTCAGAGGTAGATCGCTTTACCTCTATGATCAAAGCTACCATTCAACGCAATTTAGCGGTGAATGATAGTATGCGAGGCAAGAGTTGTACGGTTTATTTGCGTTTAGCCAATGATGGTTTTGTAACGGCCAGTAAGACAGTCGGGGGAGACCCTCAAGTATGTCGAGCAACCGAGGCCGCTATTAATAAAGCAGGGCGTTTACCTGTATCATCACAAGCGGATGTGTATAACAAGATGAAAGAAATTAATTTGACAGTACAGCCGGAATTTCAGTAA
- a CDS encoding Na+/H+ antiporter family protein yields MNSVVIAVCLMLALSLARVNVVIALTISALAAGLIGGLDVHQTISAFNTGLGGGAQIALSYALLGAFAVALSHSGLTTLISHKVIRSLGHAPSAKNTNVVRWTLLLILLAMAVSSQNILPIHIAFIPILVPPLLHVMTKLKLDRRLVACVLTFGLVTTYMVLPIGFGGIFLNDILLANLNSNGLNATLAQIPSAMMLPALGMFTGLLIAIFISYRRPREYNEQQVLTAEPEEKIHPKSIAIALVAIISTLAVQLYTDSMIFGALVGFMIFSTSGALRHVADQDIFNQGVRMMANIGFIMIAAAGFAAVIKATGEVSSLVDAIELLIGDNKPMAALLMLVVGLLITMGIGSSFSTIPIIATIYVPLALSFGFSVPATIALVGTAAALGDAGSPASDSTLGPTAGLNADGQHDHMRDSVIPTFIHYNIPLLVFGWIAAMVL; encoded by the coding sequence ATGAACTCAGTCGTTATTGCAGTTTGTTTAATGCTAGCCCTCAGTCTAGCGCGAGTTAATGTGGTAATCGCATTAACCATTAGTGCCTTGGCTGCTGGTTTAATTGGTGGATTAGATGTACATCAAACCATTTCAGCCTTTAACACAGGTCTAGGTGGCGGCGCGCAAATCGCCCTCAGTTATGCCCTCTTAGGTGCCTTTGCCGTAGCTCTGTCCCACTCAGGCTTAACCACCTTAATTTCCCATAAAGTCATTCGCTCATTAGGCCATGCGCCCTCCGCCAAAAATACTAATGTGGTGCGTTGGACCTTACTGCTGATTTTATTGGCGATGGCTGTGTCATCCCAAAATATTTTACCCATACACATCGCCTTTATTCCTATTTTGGTGCCGCCATTACTGCATGTAATGACCAAGCTAAAGCTGGATAGACGTTTAGTAGCCTGTGTGCTGACCTTTGGTTTAGTGACTACCTATATGGTGTTGCCAATCGGTTTTGGTGGCATATTCCTTAACGATATCTTGTTAGCTAACCTTAATAGCAATGGCTTGAATGCCACCTTGGCGCAAATCCCAAGCGCTATGATGTTGCCAGCCTTAGGTATGTTCACTGGTTTATTGATTGCCATCTTCATTAGTTATCGCCGCCCGCGCGAATACAATGAGCAGCAAGTATTAACCGCAGAGCCTGAAGAAAAAATCCATCCTAAAAGTATCGCCATTGCTCTTGTCGCGATTATCTCGACTTTAGCCGTGCAGCTTTACACGGATTCGATGATCTTTGGCGCCTTAGTGGGCTTTATGATCTTCTCTACCAGTGGCGCCCTTAGGCATGTAGCCGATCAAGACATCTTTAACCAAGGTGTGCGCATGATGGCTAACATTGGCTTTATCATGATTGCCGCGGCAGGTTTTGCCGCTGTGATTAAAGCCACAGGTGAAGTGAGCTCCCTAGTTGATGCCATTGAATTATTGATTGGTGACAACAAGCCTATGGCGGCGTTACTGATGTTAGTGGTGGGCTTATTGATTACTATGGGCATTGGCTCATCATTCTCAACCATTCCTATTATTGCCACCATCTATGTGCCATTGGCGTTAAGTTTTGGCTTCTCAGTGCCAGCCACTATTGCCTTAGTCGGCACAGCAGCGGCGCTCGGTGATGCGGGCTCGCCAGCTTCAGATTCAACTTTAGGGCCGACCGCAGGTCTTAATGCTGACGGCCAGCATGATCATATGCGCGATAGCGTGATCCCAACCTTTATCCACTACAACATTCCGTTACTGGTGTTTGGCTGGATAGCGGCCATGGTGTTATAA
- the purM gene encoding phosphoribosylformylglycinamidine cyclo-ligase: MSTPTPLSYKDAGVDIDAGNALVTNIKSAVKRTHRPEVLGNLGGFGALCELPTKYKQPVLVSGTDGVGTKLRLAIDFKKHDTVGVDLVAMCVNDLIVQGAEPLFFLDYYATGKLDVAAATAVVNGIADGCQQSGCALIGGETAEMPGMYEGDDYDLAGFCVGVVEKADIIDGSKVTAGDALIALASSGPHSNGYSLIRKVLEVSQAEPQQLLAGKPLIEHLLEPTKIYVKSLLALIEQSDVHAMAHITGGGFWENIPRVLPDHCKAVIDGKSWQWPAIFNWIQDAGNIEQYEMYRTFNCGVGMIVALPESAVDEALSLLSAHGETAWRIGTIAKRNNDEEQVEIL; this comes from the coding sequence GTGAGCACCCCGACCCCACTGAGTTATAAAGATGCCGGTGTAGATATCGACGCCGGAAATGCCCTAGTCACTAACATCAAATCTGCCGTAAAGCGTACCCACAGACCCGAAGTTCTCGGTAATCTTGGCGGTTTTGGCGCCCTGTGTGAACTCCCCACTAAGTATAAGCAGCCTGTGCTAGTGTCTGGCACCGATGGTGTTGGTACTAAATTGCGCTTAGCGATTGATTTCAAGAAGCATGATACCGTTGGCGTTGATTTAGTCGCTATGTGTGTCAATGACTTAATCGTTCAAGGCGCAGAACCTTTATTCTTTTTAGATTATTACGCCACGGGTAAATTGGACGTTGCGGCAGCGACAGCTGTCGTTAATGGTATTGCCGATGGTTGTCAGCAATCTGGCTGCGCACTGATTGGTGGTGAAACCGCCGAAATGCCTGGTATGTATGAAGGTGATGACTACGATCTGGCAGGTTTCTGTGTCGGTGTAGTAGAAAAAGCTGATATCATTGATGGGTCTAAGGTCACAGCGGGCGATGCCTTAATCGCTTTGGCCTCAAGCGGCCCTCACTCTAACGGTTATTCGTTAATCCGCAAAGTGTTAGAAGTGAGCCAAGCCGAGCCCCAACAATTGCTTGCTGGCAAACCGCTGATTGAGCACTTGTTGGAACCAACAAAAATTTATGTAAAGTCGTTATTAGCATTGATCGAGCAATCTGACGTTCACGCCATGGCACACATCACTGGTGGTGGCTTTTGGGAGAATATTCCGCGCGTATTGCCAGACCACTGCAAGGCCGTAATTGACGGTAAATCTTGGCAGTGGCCAGCAATATTTAACTGGATTCAAGACGCTGGTAATATTGAGCAATACGAAATGTACCGCACCTTTAACTGTGGTGTAGGTATGATAGTCGCGTTGCCAGAATCAGCAGTGGATGAAGCGCTCTCTCTATTGTCTGCCCACGGTGAAACTGCTTGGCGTATCGGCACCATTGCCAAGCGCAATAACGACGAAGAGCAAGTGGAGATCCTTTAA
- a CDS encoding Rho-binding antiterminator: protein MNCHQYDYIEIVCLYRYPVKLTLKNTEVIAGVALDTVRNLAKQECIKVEVNGSDCLVVLDTLAILEVTVDNPHFTRVSFDA, encoded by the coding sequence ATGAATTGCCATCAGTACGATTATATTGAAATCGTCTGTTTATACCGTTATCCAGTAAAACTCACCCTCAAAAATACTGAGGTGATTGCAGGTGTTGCGCTAGATACTGTGCGTAATCTGGCTAAGCAAGAATGCATCAAGGTAGAGGTCAATGGCAGCGACTGCTTAGTGGTATTAGATACCTTAGCCATCCTTGAAGTGACTGTCGATAATCCGCATTTTACGCGCGTGAGTTTTGACGCTTAA
- the ybgC gene encoding tol-pal system-associated acyl-CoA thioesterase has product MFIWPISVYYEDTDAGGVVYHANYLKFFERARSEWLANIGISQTQLLNEDMAFVVKHVSMDFKRAARFEQKLTVHSEVASMSGTSIKFMQRLCDDQQACYCEAEIVVVCVQLSKMRPQGIPSFIKQELLSAR; this is encoded by the coding sequence ATGTTTATTTGGCCTATATCCGTTTATTACGAAGATACTGACGCCGGTGGTGTTGTGTATCACGCCAACTATCTTAAATTTTTTGAACGGGCCCGCAGCGAATGGCTCGCAAACATTGGTATATCGCAAACTCAATTGCTGAATGAAGATATGGCATTTGTAGTCAAGCACGTATCAATGGACTTTAAACGCGCCGCGCGTTTTGAACAGAAATTAACAGTGCATTCAGAAGTGGCTTCAATGTCAGGCACTTCCATTAAATTTATGCAGCGATTGTGTGATGATCAACAAGCCTGTTATTGCGAGGCAGAAATAGTCGTTGTCTGTGTTCAGTTATCAAAAATGCGCCCCCAAGGTATTCCATCATTTATTAAGCAGGAGTTGTTAAGTGCACGCTGA
- a CDS encoding OmpA family protein, giving the protein MRVNAHIVAPIALAVLLSFPANSELRHYVASLDESTWMLSRSTPIECRLEHEIPAYGKAVFTSQASKELNLLFTLDMLNKPDEATKAKLMSRPPSWRPGLQPKQISQLTYHRYFNGEVPKTAAWNMLTELERGMEPTFYYADWHNDNNNVAVGLSAANFKYKYRQFKQCLAGLLPYSFDDIAFTVLNYEFDSTELNAFSKQQLARIEEYLKHDPKVDLVLVDAYTDSFGGRGINDNVSVSRASTVKKFFVAQGIEAKRISTLGHGERRHVANNDSSEERARNRRVVIRISKP; this is encoded by the coding sequence ATGAGAGTGAACGCCCATATAGTTGCGCCCATAGCCTTGGCCGTATTGCTATCATTTCCGGCGAACAGTGAACTTAGGCATTATGTGGCGAGTCTCGATGAATCGACTTGGATGCTAAGCCGCAGCACGCCGATTGAATGTCGACTTGAGCATGAAATCCCAGCTTATGGTAAAGCTGTGTTTACTAGTCAAGCGAGTAAAGAGCTCAATCTGTTATTCACTTTGGACATGTTGAATAAACCGGATGAAGCCACTAAGGCCAAATTAATGAGCCGCCCGCCGTCGTGGCGCCCAGGGTTACAGCCCAAGCAAATTTCACAGCTGACTTACCACAGATACTTTAATGGCGAAGTGCCCAAAACGGCGGCGTGGAATATGCTAACCGAACTTGAACGCGGGATGGAGCCGACCTTTTATTATGCCGATTGGCACAATGATAATAACAATGTCGCCGTCGGCTTGTCGGCGGCCAACTTTAAGTACAAATATCGCCAATTTAAACAATGCTTGGCGGGATTACTGCCTTATAGCTTCGATGATATTGCTTTTACTGTGCTCAATTATGAATTTGACAGCACCGAATTGAACGCTTTTTCAAAGCAGCAATTAGCTCGCATTGAAGAGTATTTAAAGCACGATCCTAAGGTTGATTTAGTGTTAGTGGATGCTTATACCGATAGTTTTGGTGGTCGCGGCATCAATGATAACGTGTCAGTGTCACGCGCCTCGACAGTTAAAAAGTTTTTTGTGGCACAGGGTATTGAGGCCAAACGTATTTCTACTTTGGGCCACGGTGAGCGGCGTCATGTCGCAAATAACGATTCTAGTGAAGAGCGGGCGCGCAACCGCCGTGTGGTCATTAGGATAAGTAAGCCGTAA
- the rnt gene encoding ribonuclease T has protein sequence MSDSFDANLLKNRFRGYFPVVIDVETAGFNSKTDALLEIAVTMLAMDKDGQLSIDKTLHFNIEPFEGANLEPEALAFNGIDPTNPLRGAISEKEAFLTIFKEVKKAQKAVGCHRSIIVAHNAAFDHGFVSAAIERIDLKRSPFHPFATLDTATLAGLAVGHTVLAKACKMAGIAFDNKEAHSALYDTERTAELFCYIVNRWKALGGWPMPVADAEADVETEVAIEAPADTAATTTADHAAS, from the coding sequence ATGAGTGATTCGTTTGACGCAAACTTACTTAAAAACCGCTTTCGTGGTTACTTTCCCGTTGTTATTGACGTCGAAACCGCCGGTTTTAATTCCAAGACAGATGCACTCTTAGAAATTGCTGTCACCATGCTCGCTATGGACAAAGACGGCCAACTCAGCATTGATAAAACTTTGCATTTCAATATTGAACCTTTTGAAGGCGCTAATTTAGAACCTGAAGCCTTAGCGTTCAATGGCATAGACCCTACCAATCCGTTACGTGGTGCTATTAGCGAGAAAGAAGCCTTTTTAACTATCTTCAAAGAAGTTAAAAAAGCGCAAAAGGCTGTAGGTTGTCATCGCAGTATTATTGTGGCGCACAATGCCGCTTTTGATCATGGCTTCGTTTCTGCTGCCATTGAGCGCATTGATTTAAAGCGTAGCCCTTTTCACCCGTTTGCGACCTTAGATACCGCAACCTTGGCGGGCTTAGCTGTCGGTCATACCGTGCTGGCTAAGGCCTGTAAAATGGCAGGCATTGCCTTTGATAATAAAGAAGCGCACTCAGCCTTGTACGACACTGAGCGCACGGCCGAGCTATTTTGCTACATAGTTAATCGTTGGAAAGCCCTTGGCGGTTGGCCGATGCCGGTTGCCGATGCTGAAGCTGATGTGGAAACTGAAGTTGCCATCGAAGCTCCTGCTGACACTGCTGCTACCACCACGGCAGATCATGCGGCGAGCTAA
- the tolQ gene encoding protein TolQ, which translates to MHADMSFIGLFLQASLLVKFVMLTLLVLSIASWGVIFQRRALLAKTRELSLQFEDKFWSGVDLGRLYQEMSSRDTPELGLSNLFVSGFKEYSKLRNLSNRVPEAVMDGTYRAMRVSLNRELEKLESHLSLLATIGSTSPYIGLFGTVWGIMNAFIAIGTVENATLAMVAPGIAEALIATAMGLFAAIPAVIAFNRFTAQVEKLEMLYANFMEEFTSILHRKAYSERDSQQ; encoded by the coding sequence GTGCACGCTGATATGTCGTTTATTGGGTTGTTTTTACAAGCCAGCCTTTTGGTTAAATTCGTCATGCTGACTTTGTTAGTGTTGTCGATTGCCTCATGGGGCGTGATCTTCCAACGTCGCGCCTTATTGGCGAAGACGCGCGAACTGTCGTTGCAATTTGAAGACAAATTTTGGTCGGGGGTTGATCTTGGCCGTTTGTATCAAGAAATGTCGAGCCGCGACACGCCTGAACTGGGTTTATCTAACTTATTTGTCAGTGGCTTTAAAGAATACTCGAAATTGCGCAATCTCAGTAATCGTGTGCCTGAAGCTGTGATGGATGGTACTTATCGCGCCATGCGCGTGAGCTTAAACCGTGAACTCGAAAAACTTGAAAGTCATTTATCATTGCTGGCGACCATAGGTTCAACCAGTCCATACATAGGCCTATTTGGTACTGTATGGGGGATTATGAACGCCTTTATCGCCATTGGTACGGTAGAAAATGCGACATTAGCCATGGTGGCGCCAGGTATTGCAGAAGCCTTGATTGCAACCGCCATGGGCTTATTTGCCGCAATTCCAGCCGTTATTGCATTTAACCGCTTTACTGCCCAAGTTGAAAAACTGGAAATGCTTTACGCCAACTTTATGGAAGAATTTACCAGTATTTTACATCGTAAAGCATACAGCGAGCGAGACAGTCAGCAATGA
- a CDS encoding TspO/MBR family protein: protein MTPFSARKQVVGFIAWLLLSYGASALGAIASIQAKAFYAELLQPAWAPPAWVFGPMWTTLFTLMAIAAWLVWRQPSGLSIEPHALAQDAQPPHSLNATAQIQARHKRLALGLFVVQLGVNALWSWLFFAWHLGLFAFVDILMLLGLILATLMAFYRVHKVAGFLLLPYFLWVSFAAILSYFLWQNNPTLQG, encoded by the coding sequence ATGACACCATTCTCGGCGCGTAAGCAAGTGGTAGGCTTCATCGCTTGGTTGCTATTAAGTTATGGCGCCTCCGCGCTCGGCGCCATTGCCTCTATTCAAGCTAAAGCCTTTTATGCTGAACTGTTGCAACCAGCATGGGCGCCGCCCGCTTGGGTATTTGGCCCCATGTGGACCACTTTATTTACCTTAATGGCCATTGCCGCCTGGTTGGTATGGCGTCAACCAAGTGGGTTAAGCATTGAGCCACATGCGCTTGCACAAGATGCACAGCCCCCCCACAGCCTTAACGCAACAGCGCAAATACAGGCGCGCCATAAACGCTTAGCCTTAGGGTTGTTTGTGGTGCAATTGGGAGTAAATGCGTTGTGGAGTTGGCTATTTTTTGCGTGGCATTTAGGCCTGTTCGCCTTCGTGGATATCTTAATGTTACTTGGCCTAATTCTGGCCACCTTAATGGCCTTCTACCGAGTCCATAAAGTCGCTGGCTTTTTACTACTGCCCTATTTTCTCTGGGTCAGTTTTGCTGCCATCCTGAGCTACTTTTTGTGGCAGAATAATCCAACACTACAGGGCTAA